In one Neobacillus sp. WH10 genomic region, the following are encoded:
- the pssA gene encoding CDP-diacylglycerol--serine O-phosphatidyltransferase: MFLLDVLDQTLKKLKSQTANVITLTNLSLGGFAIIFGLHGNLRLSLLLIFIAALADRFDGMIARKFNIESELGKQLDSMSDIISFGVAPALLLFQGILHEFGGPGSFFTVFYIGCGAFRLARFNITESNGYFTGLPITAAGCLVTLSFLAIPYLPSQSFLFIIIILSFLMVSPFKLKKV, from the coding sequence ATGTTTTTATTGGACGTACTGGATCAGACATTAAAAAAGCTAAAATCCCAAACAGCAAATGTCATCACTTTAACTAATTTATCACTGGGCGGATTTGCGATCATATTCGGGCTACATGGAAATTTAAGATTAAGCCTGCTTCTCATTTTCATCGCAGCATTAGCAGATCGGTTTGACGGCATGATTGCCCGAAAATTTAATATTGAATCAGAGCTTGGGAAACAATTGGATTCCATGAGTGATATTATATCATTTGGAGTGGCACCTGCACTATTACTATTCCAAGGAATTTTACATGAATTTGGTGGACCTGGTTCATTTTTCACAGTATTCTACATCGGATGCGGTGCATTCAGATTGGCACGTTTCAATATTACGGAAAGCAATGGATATTTTACCGGATTACCTATTACGGCAGCAGGCTGCTTGGTAACCTTAAGTTTCTTGGCCATTCCATACCTTCCATCCCAATCGTTCTTATTTATTATCATCATTCTATCATTCCTAATGGTAAGTCCATTTAAACTGAAAAAAGTATAA
- a CDS encoding FtsK/SpoIIIE domain-containing protein, with translation MLEWLALPLAVGVAAFLPKGKIKDETIIKQIFENKGVCIKRNDVLQYPNLKSKIQCEGYTTYLFSMPYGLNTEDIEDVLSAIKEALQKEVEIEVDGYLKMEVFHEQLPKKWDYDADLFRPGTWEVPIGKNPKGILYHDFDKYAHFLVGGVPGFGKTVFMKSIFHTLLLNNPADVEFYILDLKGGLEFYKYSSLPQVKAVSCNVYETAEVLGAIVEKMKKMELHFRKNGYTNINDTPIKKRTFVIVDEGAELSPDLKVGEEKKYAQFCQAALSEICRIGRAVGYRCIYGTQYPSSKSVNMSIKMNIVSRISFIAASQVSSRVILDDIGAEDLPSIPGRAIYKVEKCRTVQVPYIDDNMMFKMMEERKDDLIDSRKSRNHSTDNRPTRNRKN, from the coding sequence CATTAAACAAATATTTGAGAACAAAGGAGTTTGCATTAAGCGTAATGACGTACTCCAATACCCTAATTTAAAGAGTAAAATCCAATGCGAAGGATATACCACATATTTGTTTTCTATGCCGTATGGACTGAATACGGAGGATATTGAGGATGTTTTGTCAGCGATAAAAGAAGCTTTGCAAAAAGAAGTAGAAATTGAGGTAGATGGTTATTTGAAAATGGAGGTGTTTCATGAGCAATTGCCGAAAAAGTGGGATTATGATGCGGACTTATTCCGACCTGGTACGTGGGAAGTACCCATAGGGAAAAATCCAAAAGGTATTTTATATCATGATTTTGATAAATACGCCCATTTTTTAGTTGGTGGTGTTCCTGGATTCGGAAAAACAGTTTTCATGAAATCTATCTTCCATACATTGTTATTGAATAATCCTGCAGATGTAGAGTTTTATATTTTGGATTTAAAAGGAGGTTTAGAGTTTTATAAGTATTCCTCGTTACCTCAGGTTAAAGCTGTTTCTTGCAATGTGTATGAAACAGCAGAGGTACTCGGAGCCATTGTAGAAAAAATGAAAAAGATGGAGCTACATTTTAGAAAAAATGGCTATACCAACATTAATGATACACCAATTAAAAAGAGAACATTTGTTATTGTTGATGAAGGAGCTGAGTTATCGCCTGATCTAAAAGTGGGAGAGGAAAAGAAGTACGCTCAATTTTGTCAAGCTGCCTTAAGTGAGATTTGCCGTATTGGTAGGGCGGTTGGTTACAGATGCATTTACGGCACCCAGTATCCTTCTTCAAAATCGGTGAATATGAGCATAAAAATGAATATTGTTTCTCGAATTTCTTTTATAGCAGCTTCGCAAGTCTCTAGTCGTGTCATATTAGATGATATTGGGGCTGAGGATTTGCCATCTATACCAGGCAGAGCCATTTATAAGGTGGAAAAGTGTAGAACCGTTCAGGTACCGTATATTGACGACAATATGATGTTCAAAATGATGGAGGAGAGAAAGGATGATCTCATCGACTCAAGAAAGAGTAGAAACCATTCTACAGACAATCGACCGACTCGGAATCGTAAAAATTAA